AGGTCATCGTGGTGGGCGGCGGGCTGATAGGCGCGCTGGTCGCCTTTACGCTGCGTCAGGCCGGGGCCGACGTGCTGGTGCTGGATGCCGGGCGACCGGGGGCGGCGTGGCGCGCGGCGGCCGGGCTGCTGACCCCAGACGGTGAGGGCCTGCGGCAGAGTCCTCTCTGGACCGGCGCCCAGGAAAGTCTGCGGCGCTGGCCCCGCCTGGCGCAGCGCCTCGAAGCAGTCAGTGGCCAGCCGGTCTTTTTTCGTGAAGGGGTGAGACGCCTCCAGACAGAAGGGCCGGCCCAGGTCACCCCCGGCGAAGGCTCCTTGCACCCACCGTCGGTGGTCGGCGCGGCCCGCTGCCACGTGCCGGTGCTTCCGGCGCGCGTGCTGGCGCTGACGCCAGGGCCACGTGGAGTGGGGGTCGTGACCGACCAGGGCCACTGGACTGCGCCGACTGTGGTGCTGGCCGCCGGAGTCTGGAGCGCCGCCTTCGGGGTGAGGGTGCGGGCGGTGCAGGGACAGGCGCTGCGGCTGGCTTCTGCGCTGAACTGCGGGGCAGTGTACGGCCCGCCCGCACGCGGATTTGCCCGCTACGCCCTGACCCGCCCGGACGGGGTCTATGTGGGCGCGACCTCCCGCGCGTCGTGGCGCGTTACCCCGGACGAGCACGCCGCCCGCTGGCTGCGCGGGGTGGCCCGCCAACTGGTGCCGGGCGCCGCCACA
Above is a window of Deinococcus betulae DNA encoding:
- a CDS encoding NAD(P)/FAD-dependent oxidoreductase → MPAASSASGTRTGPPEVIVVGGGLIGALVAFTLRQAGADVLVLDAGRPGAAWRAAAGLLTPDGEGLRQSPLWTGAQESLRRWPRLAQRLEAVSGQPVFFREGVRRLQTEGPAQVTPGEGSLHPPSVVGAARCHVPVLPARVLALTPGPRGVGVVTDQGHWTAPTVVLAAGVWSAAFGVRVRAVQGQALRLASALNCGAVYGPPARGFARYALTRPDGVYVGATSRASWRVTPDEHAARWLRGVARQLVPGAATGRATALVGLRPVTASGQPLVGPHPTLPGVVVATGHGRHGALLAPVTAQQVLTLVQAGVRA